The Mesorhizobium sp. AR02 genomic interval CTCATCGAAGCAAGCGGCTACGAGACGGTGCGCACCCGCAATGGTCTGGAGGCGCTCGATCTGGCGCGTCAGCACCGGCCCGATCTCATCCTGATGGACATCCAGCTGCCCGAAGTGTCGGGGCTAGAAGTGACCAAATGGCTGAAGGAAGACGACGATCTGCACGTCATTCCGGTCATCGCCGTGACCGCCTTCGCCATGAAGGGCGACGAGGAACGCATCCGCCAGGGCGGCTGCGAAGCCTATATTTCGAAGCCGATCTCGGTGCCGCGTTTCATCGAAACCATCAAATCCTATCTGGGCGATGCCTGATGCACCCTTCCAGCCGAGCCGGAGCCTTGTGAAATGACCGCGCGGATTCTCGTCGTCGACGACATCCCTGCCAATGTGAGGTTGCTGGAGGTCCGGCTGCTGGCCGAATATTTCGAGGTGCTGACCGCCACCAATGGGCCCGACGCGATCGAGACCTGCGAGAACGGCAAGGTCGATGTCGTGCTGCTCGACGTGATGATGCCCGATATGGACGGGTTCGAGGTCTGCCGCAGGCTGAAGAGCGATCCGGCGACGTCGCATATCCCGGTGGTCATGATCACCGCGCTTGACCAGGTGTCCGACCGCGTGCGCGGGCTCGAGGCCGGCGCGGACGATTTCCTGACCAAGCCGGTCAACGACCTGCAACTGATGACGCGGGTCAAGAGCCTGGTCCGGTTGAAGTCTCTCACCGACGAGCTCAGGCTGCGTGCCTCGACGACACGCAACATCGGCATCGAAGAGCTGCTCAGCCGCAATTTCGCGTCCGAGGACACGATCCCGAAAGTGCTTTTGATCGACGAGCGCAAATCGTCGGTCGAGCGCATCCAGAAAATGTTGCGCGACCGCGCCGATCTTGACGTGAACAGCGATCCGCATGCCGGGTTCTTCCAGGCAGCCGAGACATCCTATGAATGCGTGATGATCTCGACGGCCTTCGCCGATTTCGATCCGCTGAGGCTTTGCTCGCAATTGCGCTCGCTCGACCGCACCCGTTTCGTGCCGATCATCCTTTTGGCGGAAGAGGGCGAGGAGGAGCGCATCATCCGCGGCCTCGAACTTGGCATCAACGACTATCTGATGCGGCCGATCGACCAGCAGGAGCTGACGGCGCGGCTGCGCACCCAGGTGCGGCGCAAGCGCTACAACGACCAATTGCGCGCAAGTGTGACCCAGACCATCGAGATGGCGGTTACCGACGGCCTGACCGGGCTGCACAACCGCCGCTATCTCGACAGCCATCTGCAGACACTGTTCGACCGCGCCGTGGCGCGGCGCCGGCCGCTGTCGGTGATGATCACCGATCTCGACCGCTTCAAGTCGATCAATGACGCACACGGGCATGATGGCGGCGACGAGGTACTGCGGGAATTCGCCCGGCGGCTGCGCAAGAATGTCAGGGGTATCGACCTTGCCTGCCGGTTCGGCGGCGAGGAGTTCGTCGTGGTCATGCCGGACACCGACGGCGCCGTGGCCGAGAAAGTGGCCGAACGCATCCGCGCCGAAATCGCGCAAAAGCCGTTCGCCATCGGCGCCGACGGCAAGACGATCGAGGTCACCGTCAGCGTCGGCGTGTCGTCGGTGCTGAAGGGCATGGATACGGTGGCGGCGCTTATGAAGCGCGCCGATCTCGCGCTCTATGAAGCCAAGAGCGGCGGCCGCAACCGCGTCGTTGCCAAGGCGGCGTGAGCGTCCGCGCCTGATTGTCCGGTCAATCCAACAAGGTTAGCTATTTACCTTAATCCAAGCGATTCGCGAGCCTTGGTTAAGAAACTGTTGATTTTCATAAGCTCTTGCGCAAATGTGCAGGCCAAGACGAAGCCGGCACGAGGGTAGATAGCCGGCTCGATCCCTAGAAATACCCCATGATGCTCAGGTCCGCCGCATCTCCTGGGTCCGTGGGGTCGGCCGGCCGGCGCTGGCACATAGTGGCCTCCTCGTACCGCTGCCAAACGCCGACCGGCCCCCTTTGTTTCAAGCCTCCGCAAAAGCCCCGAAAGGGGCTTTTTTCATGCGCGGAAAATTTGAGAAACGCTTCCTGAATCAAGGGTGACTTCAATGGCGGCGGCGCGACTGCGAACTGCCGTTTTTTGGCTGTCGTCCATCCGGGGCAAGGAGAGTACCTCTCTCCATTTCATACATATGGCGCACAAGGGCCTTGCGGCAAGACCCGCCTGTTCCCGTAAAACCGCGGCCCAAGCCAGCGGAAACGGGAGTGACGGGAATGGGTATTGTGTCGCCAGCAGACGGTCGGGATCATGCGGTGGTGATCGCAGGAGGCGGTCCGACCGGGCTGATGCTGGCAGGCGAACTCGCCTTGGCGGGCATCGACGTCGCCATCGTCGAGCGGCGCCCGGACCAGCAGCTGATCGGCTTGCGCGCGGGTGGCCTGCACGCGCGTACCATCGAGGTGCTCGATCAGCGCGGAATTGCCGACCGGTTTCTCTCGCAGGGGCAGCGCTTCCCGACCGTCGGCTTCCATATGATCCGTTTGGACATCAGCGACTTTCCCGGTCGGCACAACTGTCTGCTGGCGCTGCGGCAAAACCATATCGAGCGGATATTGGCCGACTGGATCAGCGAGTTGGAGGTACCGATCTATCGCGGACAGCAGGTCACGGGTTTCGCGCAGGATGCTGACGGTGTCGACCTGGATTTGTCCGGTGGCCAACGTTTGAGGGCGAAATACCTGGTCGGCTGCGACGGAGGACGCAGCACGATCCGCAAGGTGGCGGGCATCGAGTTCGCGGGACAGGATCCGACGATGAGCTGGATGATCGCCGAGGTCGAGATGTCTCGGGAACCGGCCTTGGGCTTTCGCAGCGACGCCTACGGAATTCATGCGATAGGCAAGATCGAGGAAAGCGACCGGGTGGGTGTCGTGCTGACCGAGAGGCAACTGACCATCGGCGGCGCACCGACGCTGCGCGATCTCCGTGAGGCGCTCGTCGCGGTCTACGGTACCGATTTCGGGGTCCACAGCCCAACCTGGCTCTCCCGGTTCACTGACATGACACGCCAGGCTGCCGCTTACCGCGACAGACGCGTCCTGCTGGCCGGCGACGCCGCGCATATCCATCCTCCGATGGGCGGGCAGGGGCTCAACATTGGCGTGCAGGACGCGGTCAATCTGGGATGGAAGCTGGCCCAGGTGATCAAGCGGATATCGCCGGACAGCCTGCTCGATAGCTACCACGCCGAGCGCCACCCGGTCGCCGCCCGCGTGTTGCGCAACGCAATGGCGCAGGTCGCGCTTCGGCGCATGGATGCCAGCACCAAGGCATTGAACGACATCTTTACCGAGTTGCTTGGCATGGAAGAGCCGCGAAAACGGATCGCCGCGGAGATGTCGGGTCTGGGTATCCATTACGATCTTGGCGTGGGACATCCACTGCTTGGGCGGCGAATGCCCGACCTCGACCTGGCCACGGCCAGCGGTCCGGTGCGGGTCTTCAGCTTGCTGCACGACGCCCGGCCGGTGCTTGTCAACCTCGGTGAACCAGGCAGGCTGGACGTTACGCCCTGGGCGGACCGGGTTCGGCAGATCGACGCTTTGTATGCCGGTGCCTGGGAGCTTCCGGCCCTCGGGACGGTCGCTGCGCCTGACGCCGTCTTGATCCGGCCGGATGGATATGTGGCTTGGGTTGGGCTTGGAATCCGACAGGGACTGGCTGACGCGCTGACCACCTGGTTCGGGCCGCCCGCCGCGCGTTAGCGACACGCTTCAGACTAGGAATGGTGCCGCAGGCCGCCGCGTCAGAAGCGTTCACGATAATCGCGCGGGTTTGTGCCGAGGACGCGTAGAAAGCCGCGCCGCATCGTCTCTTCCGATCCGAAGCCGCAGCGGCGGGCCGTCTGGTTGACGGCCTGGCCCCGTTCCAGCATCCGTCGCGCCGCCTCGATCCGGATCTCCTCGATCGCGCGCGCAGGTGTGCGGCCCGTTGCCTCCCGATAGTGCCTGGAGAAACTGCGCGGGCTCATATTGGCGCGCTCGGCCAGGTTCGGCAGCGAAAGGTCGCCGTCCAGATTGTCCTGGATCCAGCCATGCAGCCGGTCGAAGCGTTCGTCGCCTTGCTGCAGCTTGAGCGTCTGGCTGAACTGCGCCTGGCCACCGGGTCGTTTCAGGAAGACCACCAGCTCGCGCGCCACCGCAAGCGCCACGCGCCGACCAAGGTCGGCCTCGACGAAGGAAAGGGCGAGATCTATGCCCGCCGTCACACCTGCCGACGTCCAGACATTGCCGTCACGGATGAAGATCGGGTCGGGTTCGAGGCGGACCGCCGGAAAGCGTCGTGCGAACTCGGCGCAGCGTCCCCAGTGGGTAACCGCACGCCGGCCGTCGAGCAGGCCTGCTGTTGCCAGCAGCATGGCGCCGCTGCAGACGGAGGCCGTTCGCTTGGCGTCGCGCGAGCGGCCGGTCACCCAATCGATCAGCTCAGGATCCTCGCAGGCCGCGTTGACGCCCCATCCGCCAGGCACGATCAGCGTGTCGATCTCCAGCCCGTGCGCCGGCAGCGCCGCTGCCTCCAGCACGAGACCGGCCGATGTCCTGATCTGCGGCGAGGCGGCGACGACGGCGACCTCGTAGGGAGCCGGTTCGCCGGCCTGCGTCCTGAAATCGTTGGCGCTGGCGAAAACCTGAAGCGGCCCGCTAACGTCGAGGAGCTGGATATCGGGATAGGCAAGAATTTCGATACGGCGCATGGCGATTTGGCTTGAAACGAGGGGTGATTGGCAATCGTGCCAAAGCATGATGCCTTAGATTGGCTGAAGTCAACCTATGGAGAGTTCCATGACCCTTCGTTTCGGCATCCTCGTATTCCCCAATGTTCAGCAGCTCGATCTCACCGGCCCCTACGAAGTCCTGGCGTCGGCCAAGGACGCCGAGGTGGAATTGATCTGGAAGGATCGCAACCCGGTGATGTCGTCGACGCACCTCTCCCTCACGCCGACGGCGACCTTCGACGATTGCCGGCCTCTCGATGTGCTGTGCATTCCAGGTGGGGGCGGGGTCAACGCGCTGCTGGAGGACCAGACAGTCCTCGATTTCGTGTGGGAGCGCTCGGCGCAGGCACGCTACATAACCTCGGTGTGCAGCGGTGCCCTGGTGCTCGGCGCGGCCGGGCTGCTGAAGGGCAAGCGGGCGACGACGCACTGGTATGCGCATGATTTCCTTGAAGAGTTCGGAGCAATCCCTGTCGATGAGCGTATCGTGGAGGACGGTAGACTGATTACCGCCGGCGGCGTTACCTCAGGGATCGATTTCGGCCTGGCGCTGGTTGCAAGGCTGCTCGGACAGGCTGAAGCCGAGATCGTCCAGCTCTCGCTCGAATATGCTCCGGCTCCTCCTTTCCGGTCGGGTACGCCCGCCGAGGCTTCGCCTGCCGTGCTGGCGCAGGCAAAAGAGCGCCTCTCTGGTTCGAGACGGGTTCGCAAGGAGATGTTCGCGCGCTGGCGCGCCACTCGCGCAGCCGCCACGCCGGCGCGAAGCCACGCTTGAACTGACGGGCCGAACGGCGCCATGGCGCGCCGTTCGGCCCGTCCTCGTTTCGGCTGTTGACACATCTCTCCGTCCGTGCAGAATTGGTTGGACCATTGGACCACTTGCACATCGCTTTCGGGGAGGATTTGTGGACCAGAACAGCCTGCCACCCATTCAGACGACGGCGCGCGATGACGCCGTGCTGAAGGCGTTGGTGGGCTTTGTTCGTGCTGAAGCCCTGCAGCCGGGCGAGCGGCTGCCGACCGAGCGTATTCTGGCCGAACGGCTGAAGGTCAGCCGCAACACGGTGCGCGAGGCGCTGACGCGGTGGGAAGGGCTTGGTCTGGTCGAGCGCCGGCAAGGCAGCGGCACTTATCTCAAGGCGGCTGTGTCGCCTGATATGTTGCACATGCCGCTGACGCTGGCCGGCGGCAACGACTTCACCAGCCTGATGCATACACTTGAGATCCGTCGTGCACTGGAAGCTGAAGCGGCCGCCCTTTGCGCCGAACGCGCCAGCCCGGCCGACATTGCCGAGATCGAGCGCAAGCTCGACATCATGGAGCAGGCGTTCCGCACCCGCGACGGCATGTCGTCGGAAGAGGACTGGGAGTTCCACCAGGCGATCTACCGGGTCTCCGGCAATCCGCTGTTCGAGCAGATCATCGCCGCCATGCACGAGCTGTTCCACCGCTTCTGGGAACATCCGCTGGGCGTGCGCGATTTCGGCCACGCCAGTTTTCCCTACCACCGCACCATCTACCAATGCATCGCCGCACGCGACCCGCAAGGCGCCCGTGCCGAGGCGCTCAAGCTGATCGCCACCGTCGAGGACGATCTCAAGCGCGGTGCGGCCAAACTCAAACTTTCGAGCCAGACATGAACGAGCATCCGACCGGTTTCGATCACGATTATCTTGCCGAGGCAGCGACGCTGCTGGCGCATGACGAACCGTTTCCTGGCGGCGCGGTGGTGCCGCCGATCTACCAGACCTCGCTGTTCACCTTCGCCAACTATGCCGAAATGGCCGATACCTTTGCCGGCAAACGAAAGCAGCCGATCTATTCGCGCGGCGACAATCCAACGGTGATGGAGTTCGAGGCGCGCGTCGCCGCACTCGAGGGCGCCGAGGCCGCGCGCGGCTTTTCCAGTGGCATGGCGGCGATCAGCGCCACGGTGCTTGCCTTCGTCGGCGCCGGCGAGCGCATCGTGGCCGTGCGCAACTGCTACGGCGATGCCTACCGGCTGTTCGAGCGGCTTTTGCCGCGGCTCAACATCAAGGTCGACTATGTCGACGGTTCCGACCCGGATGCGGTGGCGGCGGCACTTCCCGGCGCCAAGCTGCTCTATCTGGAAAGCCCGACCTCGATGATGTTCGAGCTGCAGGATCTGCCGCATTTGACCCGGCTGGCCAAGGAGCAGGGCATTATCACCACGATCGACAATTCCTGGGCCTCACCGGTGTTCCAGAAGCCGATCTCGCATGGCGTCGATCTCGTGCTGCACTCGGCCTCGAAATATCTCGGCGGCCACAGCGATACTGTCGCCGGCGTGGTGGCGGGTTCGGCCGCGCACATCAAGCACATCAACGAGCAGACCTATTCCTATCTCGGCGGCAAGCTGTCACCGTTCGAAGCCTGGCTGCTGCTGCGCGGGCTGCGCACGCTGCCGTTGCGCCTGCCGCACCACATGAAGAGCGGGCTCGCCATTGCCGAGCGGCTGAAGGCACATGCCAATGTCGAGCGGGTCAACCATCCCGTCTATTCGAACCATCCGGGCAAGGCGACGCTGGCCGGCTATGCCGGGCTGTTCTCCTTCGAGGTGACGGACGATATCGACATCCCCGTCTTCGTCGACGCGCTGAAGTATTTCCGCATCGGCGTCAGCTGGGGCGGGCATGAAAGCCTGGTCGTGCCGGCCAAGGCGTCGCTGGAGCAGACGCCGGGACTGAATTCGATGGCGCGCTTCGGCGTCAGCCCCCGAACCATCCGCTTCAATGTCGGATTGGAAAATGTCGAAGACCTCTGGGCCGACGTCGCCCAGGCCTTCGAAAAAGCCAGAAAATAACAAGCGGGTTCAAAATGGGAGTCTTGAACATGAAAAAACTGACCGTCATGCTTGCCACCGTTGCGGGGCTGGCGATTTCCGCCGGAAGCGCGATGGCTGATTCGACCCTGAAAATGGTCGAAGTCATCACCAGCCCGCCGCGCACCGAGTTCCTGAAAAAACAGATCGCCGAGTTCGAGGCCGCCAATCCCGGCGTCAAGGTCGAGCTGGTCTCGCTGCCCTGGGGCCAGGCCTTCGAAAAGTTCCTGACCATGGTTCAGGCCGGCGACACGCCCGACGTGGTCGAGATGCCGGAACGCTGGATGGGCCTCTATGCCAACAATGCCCAGCTCGAGGACCTTGGCCCGTATATGGCCAAATGGGATGACGCCAAGACGCTCGGCGACCGCGCCAAGCAGTTCGGCTCGACGGTCAACAACACCCAGTTCATGATCCCTTACGGCTACTATGTGAACGCGCTGTTCTGGAACAAGAAGCTGTTCAAGCAAGCCGGCCTCGACGGCCCGCCGGCCACGCTCGACGAGTTCGTCGCCGACTCCAAGAAGATCTCCGCCATTCCGGGCAAATATGGCTACTGCCTGCGCGGCGGCCCGGGCGCCTTCAACGGCATGCACATGTTCATGAACATCGCCGCCGGAAAGGGTGGCTATTTCAACGAGGACGGCACCTCGACCATCAATGACGAGGGCTCGGTGAAAGGCCTGCAGATGCTGGCCGACATGTACAAGGACGGCCTTGCGCCGAAGGATGCGGTGAGCTGGGGCTTCAATGAGACCGTGACCGGTTTCTATTCCGGCACCTGCGCCATGCTCAACCAGGATCCGGACGCACTGCTCGGCATCGCCGACAAGATGAGCGCCGACGACTTCGCCGTGGCGCCGCTTCCCGTTGGTCCGAGCGGCAAGTCCTATCCGACGCTGGGCTATGCCGGTTGGGCGATGTTCGCCAACTCGCAGCACAAGGACGATGCCTGGAAGCTGATGGCAACGCTGCTGTCACCCAAGGACAATCTGGAATGGGCGAAGGAAGTCGGTGTCGTCCCGATCCACAACGGCGCCGACCAGGATCCCCATTTCAAGACCGAGCAGTTCAAGGGCTGGTTCACGGAGCTCAGCGACACCTCCAAATATGAAATGGTGACGCCACCGACGCATCTGGAAAACCTCGGCAATTTCGTCGACCAGGTGGCGATCAAGAACTTTCAGGAAGTGCTGCTTGGCCAGAAGACGGCCAAGGAGGCGGCCGACGCATGGGCTACGTTCCTGACCAAGGAACAGCAGGACTGGCTGGCGAAGAACAAGAAGTAGTTTTTCTTCCCTTCTCCCCGTTCACGGGGAGAAGGTGGCCCGAAAGGGCCGGATGAGGGGCGGCGCCAGCACCCCCAAGGCCCGCGCTGCCCCTCATCTGCCTGCCGGCATCTTCTCCCCGTAAAACGGGGAGAAGGACGCTGTCCCCGACGCCGCTCCAGGGAGCCGATCCTCAGCAATGACCTATGCCGTGTCCGAAATACGATCCGCCGGCAAGCCGCGCCGCAAGCGGCTGTCGCATGCCGCTATCGAGCCATGGCTCTATGTCAGCCCGGCGATCATCCTGCTGGTCGTGGTGCTTTTGGTGCCGCTGGTCATCGGCATCAGCTACTCCTTCCGCAAGTTCTCGGCCTTCAAGTCGGAATATGTCGGGCTCGGCCAGTACCAGGCGATGCTGTCGGATCAGGTGCTGGGGCAGGCGCTGGTCAACACGCTGTGGTGGACCGTCGCCAGCCTGTTCTTCCAGTTCTTCCTCGGCCTCGGCCTGGCACTGCTGCTCGACAAGCCGTTCTGGGGCCGCAAGGCGGTGCAGGCGCTGGTGTTCCTGCCCTGGGCGGTGCCGTCCTTCCTGTCCGGCCTGACCTGGGCCTGGCTGTTCAACCCGATCGTCGGGCCGCTGCCGCACTGGTTGTTCGCGCTGGGGCTGAAGGCGGAACCGACCAACGTGCTCTCCGATCCTGCCACGGCGATGTGGGGACCGATCATCGCCAATGTCTGGTTCGGCATTCCGTTCTTCGCCATCACGCTTCTGGCGGCGCTGAAGTCGATCCCATCGGAACTGCATGAGGCAGCGGCGATCGACGGCGCTTCGCCCTGGCAGCGCTTCACCAAGGTGACGCTGCCATTCCTGGCGCCGACCATCGCCATAACGGTGATGCTGCGCACCATCTGGATCGCCACTTTCGCCGACCTGATCTTCGTCATGACCGAGGGCGGACCGGCCGGCTCGACCAATACGGTGCCGGTCTATATCTATGTCAGCGCCTTCAAGTCGCTGGACAAGGGCTATGCCTCTGCGGTCGCCGTGTTGCTGCTCGTCCTGCTCATCGCCTACGCGATTGCGCTGATCGCCATCCGCCGCTCCCTGGTGAGGCACGTCTGATGATCGCAGGACGTTCAACCTCGCAACGGGTCTTCGGCGGCATCGGCCTCTACGCGGCCATCGCGGCCTATGTGATCTTCGCCCTGTTCCCGATCTACTGGACGCTGAAGATCTCGGTCACGCCGGAGCGGCTGCTCTATTCCGAAGGCATCACCTTCTGGCCGTCGCACATGACGCTGCAGAATTTCGTCACCGTGCTCGAGGCCACCGATTTCCCGCGCTATTTCCTCAACAGCGTCATCGTTTCGGTGTCGACCGCCGCATTGGTGACGGTCATCGCCACGCTCGCCGGCTACGCCATGTCGCGCTTCACCTTTCGCGGCAAGGCGGCGCTGGCGCTGATGTTGCTTCTGACCCAGACCTTCCCGCTGGTGATGGTCATTCCGCCGATCTACCGCGTCATGGGGCAGATCGGCCTGATCAACAGCCTGACCGGGCTGATCATCATCTACACCGCCTTCAACACTGCCTTCGCGACCTTCCTGATGCAGTCCTTCTTCGACGGCATCCCGAAGGACCTGGAAGAAGCGGCGATGATCGACGGCTGCACGCGTGCGCAGGCGATGCGCAAGGTGATCGTGCCGCTGACGCTGCC includes:
- a CDS encoding response regulator codes for the protein MPKKVMIVEDNELNMKLFRDLIEASGYETVRTRNGLEALDLARQHRPDLILMDIQLPEVSGLEVTKWLKEDDDLHVIPVIAVTAFAMKGDEERIRQGGCEAYISKPISVPRFIETIKSYLGDA
- a CDS encoding PleD family two-component system response regulator; the protein is MTARILVVDDIPANVRLLEVRLLAEYFEVLTATNGPDAIETCENGKVDVVLLDVMMPDMDGFEVCRRLKSDPATSHIPVVMITALDQVSDRVRGLEAGADDFLTKPVNDLQLMTRVKSLVRLKSLTDELRLRASTTRNIGIEELLSRNFASEDTIPKVLLIDERKSSVERIQKMLRDRADLDVNSDPHAGFFQAAETSYECVMISTAFADFDPLRLCSQLRSLDRTRFVPIILLAEEGEEERIIRGLELGINDYLMRPIDQQELTARLRTQVRRKRYNDQLRASVTQTIEMAVTDGLTGLHNRRYLDSHLQTLFDRAVARRRPLSVMITDLDRFKSINDAHGHDGGDEVLREFARRLRKNVRGIDLACRFGGEEFVVVMPDTDGAVAEKVAERIRAEIAQKPFAIGADGKTIEVTVSVGVSSVLKGMDTVAALMKRADLALYEAKSGGRNRVVAKAA
- a CDS encoding FAD-dependent monooxygenase, whose amino-acid sequence is MGIVSPADGRDHAVVIAGGGPTGLMLAGELALAGIDVAIVERRPDQQLIGLRAGGLHARTIEVLDQRGIADRFLSQGQRFPTVGFHMIRLDISDFPGRHNCLLALRQNHIERILADWISELEVPIYRGQQVTGFAQDADGVDLDLSGGQRLRAKYLVGCDGGRSTIRKVAGIEFAGQDPTMSWMIAEVEMSREPALGFRSDAYGIHAIGKIEESDRVGVVLTERQLTIGGAPTLRDLREALVAVYGTDFGVHSPTWLSRFTDMTRQAAAYRDRRVLLAGDAAHIHPPMGGQGLNIGVQDAVNLGWKLAQVIKRISPDSLLDSYHAERHPVAARVLRNAMAQVALRRMDASTKALNDIFTELLGMEEPRKRIAAEMSGLGIHYDLGVGHPLLGRRMPDLDLATASGPVRVFSLLHDARPVLVNLGEPGRLDVTPWADRVRQIDALYAGAWELPALGTVAAPDAVLIRPDGYVAWVGLGIRQGLADALTTWFGPPAAR
- a CDS encoding GlxA family transcriptional regulator, encoding MRRIEILAYPDIQLLDVSGPLQVFASANDFRTQAGEPAPYEVAVVAASPQIRTSAGLVLEAAALPAHGLEIDTLIVPGGWGVNAACEDPELIDWVTGRSRDAKRTASVCSGAMLLATAGLLDGRRAVTHWGRCAEFARRFPAVRLEPDPIFIRDGNVWTSAGVTAGIDLALSFVEADLGRRVALAVARELVVFLKRPGGQAQFSQTLKLQQGDERFDRLHGWIQDNLDGDLSLPNLAERANMSPRSFSRHYREATGRTPARAIEEIRIEAARRMLERGQAVNQTARRCGFGSEETMRRGFLRVLGTNPRDYRERF
- a CDS encoding DJ-1/PfpI family protein codes for the protein MTLRFGILVFPNVQQLDLTGPYEVLASAKDAEVELIWKDRNPVMSSTHLSLTPTATFDDCRPLDVLCIPGGGGVNALLEDQTVLDFVWERSAQARYITSVCSGALVLGAAGLLKGKRATTHWYAHDFLEEFGAIPVDERIVEDGRLITAGGVTSGIDFGLALVARLLGQAEAEIVQLSLEYAPAPPFRSGTPAEASPAVLAQAKERLSGSRRVRKEMFARWRATRAAATPARSHA
- a CDS encoding FadR/GntR family transcriptional regulator — translated: MDQNSLPPIQTTARDDAVLKALVGFVRAEALQPGERLPTERILAERLKVSRNTVREALTRWEGLGLVERRQGSGTYLKAAVSPDMLHMPLTLAGGNDFTSLMHTLEIRRALEAEAAALCAERASPADIAEIERKLDIMEQAFRTRDGMSSEEDWEFHQAIYRVSGNPLFEQIIAAMHELFHRFWEHPLGVRDFGHASFPYHRTIYQCIAARDPQGARAEALKLIATVEDDLKRGAAKLKLSSQT
- a CDS encoding PLP-dependent transferase; this translates as MNEHPTGFDHDYLAEAATLLAHDEPFPGGAVVPPIYQTSLFTFANYAEMADTFAGKRKQPIYSRGDNPTVMEFEARVAALEGAEAARGFSSGMAAISATVLAFVGAGERIVAVRNCYGDAYRLFERLLPRLNIKVDYVDGSDPDAVAAALPGAKLLYLESPTSMMFELQDLPHLTRLAKEQGIITTIDNSWASPVFQKPISHGVDLVLHSASKYLGGHSDTVAGVVAGSAAHIKHINEQTYSYLGGKLSPFEAWLLLRGLRTLPLRLPHHMKSGLAIAERLKAHANVERVNHPVYSNHPGKATLAGYAGLFSFEVTDDIDIPVFVDALKYFRIGVSWGGHESLVVPAKASLEQTPGLNSMARFGVSPRTIRFNVGLENVEDLWADVAQAFEKARK
- a CDS encoding ABC transporter substrate-binding protein, whose protein sequence is MKKLTVMLATVAGLAISAGSAMADSTLKMVEVITSPPRTEFLKKQIAEFEAANPGVKVELVSLPWGQAFEKFLTMVQAGDTPDVVEMPERWMGLYANNAQLEDLGPYMAKWDDAKTLGDRAKQFGSTVNNTQFMIPYGYYVNALFWNKKLFKQAGLDGPPATLDEFVADSKKISAIPGKYGYCLRGGPGAFNGMHMFMNIAAGKGGYFNEDGTSTINDEGSVKGLQMLADMYKDGLAPKDAVSWGFNETVTGFYSGTCAMLNQDPDALLGIADKMSADDFAVAPLPVGPSGKSYPTLGYAGWAMFANSQHKDDAWKLMATLLSPKDNLEWAKEVGVVPIHNGADQDPHFKTEQFKGWFTELSDTSKYEMVTPPTHLENLGNFVDQVAIKNFQEVLLGQKTAKEAADAWATFLTKEQQDWLAKNKK
- a CDS encoding carbohydrate ABC transporter permease; translated protein: MTYAVSEIRSAGKPRRKRLSHAAIEPWLYVSPAIILLVVVLLVPLVIGISYSFRKFSAFKSEYVGLGQYQAMLSDQVLGQALVNTLWWTVASLFFQFFLGLGLALLLDKPFWGRKAVQALVFLPWAVPSFLSGLTWAWLFNPIVGPLPHWLFALGLKAEPTNVLSDPATAMWGPIIANVWFGIPFFAITLLAALKSIPSELHEAAAIDGASPWQRFTKVTLPFLAPTIAITVMLRTIWIATFADLIFVMTEGGPAGSTNTVPVYIYVSAFKSLDKGYASAVAVLLLVLLIAYAIALIAIRRSLVRHV
- a CDS encoding carbohydrate ABC transporter permease, which produces MIAGRSTSQRVFGGIGLYAAIAAYVIFALFPIYWTLKISVTPERLLYSEGITFWPSHMTLQNFVTVLEATDFPRYFLNSVIVSVSTAALVTVIATLAGYAMSRFTFRGKAALALMLLLTQTFPLVMVIPPIYRVMGQIGLINSLTGLIIIYTAFNTAFATFLMQSFFDGIPKDLEEAAMIDGCTRAQAMRKVIVPLTLPGMGATLGFVFTAAWSELLFALMLISSDDQKTFAVGLLTFIGKFAVDWGQMMAASILALIPVCIFFAFLQRYLVTGLTAGAVKG